In the Brassica napus cultivar Da-Ae unplaced genomic scaffold, Da-Ae ScsIHWf_138;HRSCAF=249, whole genome shotgun sequence genome, CTTGACAATGAAGAGCACATTGATTTGTCCACACCATCCACCACACCATCCACGAAGAGAAAGGGAGCATGGTCAGACCCACCACGCGATATCACTTCGACTTCAAAGAACCTTCGCTCAAAAACTATCAAGGTGGAGAAGATGAGTGATTTGGAGGCTGAAGCAGGCAAGAAGACCTAAATCTGCGAGCatgaagtttctttttttttttttggttttatttgttttcttagttCTGAAGCACGTTcatgttttggttttttttttataattgtttggttttcgttttttatttttggttatgtTTTTGGTTAAACTTATTATAATAAAGTATGCTTCAGAAAATTTCTTTCccttttttcctttaatttttaaattgctatatttattaaaaagctTTGCTTGGTGTGTAATCTACTATTTACTCTAAAATTGCATAACTATAGACTAAAATTTGTTAACTCTTTTGATTGTTCACATTCATAAATCTATGTATATCAACTGTGTTCCCTAACTACCAATCAGTTTCATACCTTTACGTAATTAGATATGGTTTTAAGAATGGGCTTACTTTATCAAGTGGAGATCTGATATGGGCGTATCTATGAGGGAGATTCCATAGTTGCCATGTCCAAATCATGTACTGATTTCTTGCACCTTAAGTAAGCCGGATCCTGGAAGATGTGAGTTAATGATGGTTAGCAATTATTTTTTTCACGtggtttatataaaatagacccCTAATACTCACAAAGGTAATTCAATATactatagtttattttttaaccataaaaaaaaagacaataaataaACTTGCAAGGGCAATCCAGTAACAAGATAGTATCCTATATTCCCTAACTAAATATTATTCAATCTAGCCAAAAGAATAACGCAGAGTTCCAGTTTTGCAGCAGAGAACGATGAAAGATACAACCAAAAAGACAGTACCAACTGGATCTACCAGTAAGAGAGAAGCAGGatccaaaaaaaatgaaactattGCTAACAACGAGAATTCAGCTATCTTGTGTAAGTCATCCTTTGCCTATGTTTATATAGATATTGGATACATACAGGAATGATCTGTTGCGTTTTGTTTTCATGTAATCAAATTCATACTTGACAAAGCACAAGCAAACATCGTGCCTACTCAAAGCACTATCAATTCAGCGACAAGTGATTTTTCTAAGGAAAATACAATCATACAGGGACCAGCTCAGAGGTTAAAAACGACTGATAACATTTACTGTGAGTCTTCATTATCCGCTAAAATTTATATTGCTTGAGATTGTATTGTCGGGCATTACTAATCGTTTTGTATTGTCTTAAGCTCAAGCTTACTCACAGATACCACCCATTTCGTTAACTGCACGCTCAATGGCTCAACGTCTTCGTTATAAGAGGAAGAGAACAACCAATTCCATTGAAGGAGAACTAATTATGTTATCTGATATTACCAATCAAGTTCCTTCTGGAACCACACATACACAACAATCTTATCTGACTCCAACGCATGATGAGAGAACTAGAGCGAATACAAGAATTGGTTCAACGACTACGCCTACTGGAACTAAAACAGATGACCAAGTCAAAGGAAACCCGTGTGCATCTGCTAAGAGGCTAAGAAAGAACGATTCTTTTTCATGTAAGTCATGTGCTATTCAATTAGTCCCTGTCTACCTGTTGTATTGctctttaggttttttttttcctaaattgTCGTTCTGATGTCATTTACCAGCCCGTTCTAACCTTCACACACCACCAACTTCTTTTCCTACAAGCTCTATACCTCTATCTGATACGACCGATGCCAGTTCTTCTGTAAGGGCACAGGCACAACAAGAGGTTCTAACTCCTACATTTGAATCATCTAAGTCCAGATTAACAGCTAAAggtgattattatttttgttgtgCTGCGTATTTTTATGAGAAGCCTTGGGAAGTTTTAAAGATTATAACATTATGTCTGCATAATTTATAAAAGCGCTTTGTTTtcagaaaaaggaaaaggaaaagctGTGGACtctagaaaaaaatcaaaaacagttCATGGTATGTAGTTTATTTTATCTAGGGCGTATTGAATTCACTGATTATGTTTACATTGTTTTGAGGAGTTTATATATCCTTCATGCTTTATTTTATAGCAATAGAAACAGAAGGAGTTGGCCTTCGTGTTGATGGATACTCGAGTGAAGAAAATGATGAATCTATATATCATGATTACGAGGGTAATTAATACGTAAACAAATATATGGAGAGTTTAATGttctttaatagtatagatattcaGAATAGCGAAAGAACTTaacatgtaatttttaaaataaaaggtgCATATGAAGTCGAAGGAGAACAACATTATGATTGCAGCAGTGAAGAAAGTGACACGGAGTCTGAATCAAATGTGAATTTTGACATGTTCTCAAAAGAATCAGACACAGTTGGACCCTCCAAAAGGAAAACTTCTTCGAAGGGGAAAAACAGTAggctaaatttttattttaaagtttaattcGTTATATTGACTGTGCTTGCCTATAATTTACCAATTAGTTTGGTTCATGTTTTTTCCAGAGGCAGTATACATCGACGAAGGTGATGCAACACATAAATGTGAGCATTGTGGGGCTATAATGTGGTATGGTGAGCGCATAAACAGGAAGAGATATGCCCGTAAACCTAAATTTTCATTGTGTTGTGGGCACGGTCAGGTACAGCTGCCACTGTTAAAAGAATCCCCAGCCATattgaaaagatttttgacaGAGGATGATGAAATGAGTAGATATTTTCGTGAGAATATTAGAGTTATCAATATGGTTTTCTCATTTACATCTCTTGGTGGGAAAGTTGACCGCTCTGTTAAAAAAGGTATTGGCCCTCAGATGTTTCAGCTTCAAGGAGAGAACTACCATTTGATGGGTAGTCTAAAGCCACCAAACGGTGAACCCAAGTTTGGTCAGCTTTATATTGTTGACACAGAAAATGAGATAGTCAACCGATCTGGTATTCTCgggtaatttttttattcttagttTAACCAGTTTGCGATATGATTTTCGTTAATAAATGAGTTTGAACTAATCTGGACGACCTCgtgtttatatttttctcaGAAAATACAAGAAATCAACTGAAAAAGCAAGGAAAGAAGAACTTAGGAAAAAAGTTATACAGGCATTAATGGCTATGCTAGACGAGTGCAACCCCTATGTCCATCAATTTAGATCAGCACGTCATAGATTTGACACTAATCCTGACCAGACATTTCATATGCGTATCATTAGTAGTCGAGAGAAAGATGGAAGAACATATGATACTCCTACCGCATCTGAGGTAGCTGCACTTATTCCTGGAGATTTCAATTTGGACATGGATAAAAGGGATATTGTGTTGCAAGAGAAACAGACGGGATGGCTTAAGAGGATTAGTGAAATTCACCCTGCTTATCTGGCTCTTCAATATCCTCTGATCTTTACATATGGTGAAGATGGATTCAGACTTGGGATTCAAAAGAGGGAAACGGACGCAACAGCAAAGCTAAAGAGGAAGGCACTCAGCATGAGACAATGGTATGCGTTTCGTTTACAAGAAAGAGAGAATGAGTGTCATACTCTTCTCCATTCGAGGAGATTGTTTCAGCAATTTTTGGTCGATGGTTATACAACAATTGAGGCGAACAGGCTGTTTTATCTTAGAATGAACCAGAAAAGTCTCAGATCGGACAGCTATGACTCTATCCAACAAGCTGAAAACTCAGGCAAAACAGATATGCATGAGCAAGGGAGTCGATTTGTGCTACCAGCATCCTTTACGGGAGGAGCAAGATACATGAAGAATATGTATTTAGATGCGATGGCTATCTGTAAATATTTTGGATTTCCTGATTACTTTATAACATTTACTTGCAATCCTAAATGGCCGGAGATCACCAGGCATCTACAACCCAGAAAGCTTAGTGCTGAAGATAGGCCAGAGATTCTCTCCAGAATCTTTAAAATCAAATTGGAATCTCTTATGACAGATTTAACAGATAAACAACTTTTGGGGAGGACATCTTCGGGTGAGTTATTCAGTAGATTTTGACCATTCCTGTTTTTGGTCTGTAATTTAtcagtctattttttttttcagcaatgTATACGATTGAATTCCAGAAACGTGGCCTACCCCATGCACACATTCTGTTATTCATGCATTCTAATTCCAAGATTAGAACAAACGATGACATTGACAAAATCATCTCAGCAGAAATTCCAGATAAAGAAAAAGAGCCAGAGCTTTATGAAGTGGTTAAGGACATGATGATCCATGGTCCTTGTGGAGCTGTTAATTTGAACTCTCCATGCATGGAGAATGGGCAATGTTCGAAGCAGTATCCTAAGACTCATGTTGAAAAAACATTTGTGAACAAGGAAGGATTTCCAGTTTATAGAAGAAGGAAAGAGGGGAATGGATTTATAGAGAAAAAAGGATTCAAGTGTGACAACACCCATGTCATACCTTATAACAAGGAGTTGTCTCTTCGTTATCAAGCTCACATTAATGTGGAATGGTGCAATCAGAATGGTGCTGTAAAATACTTATTCAAGTATATTAATAAAGGGCAGGATCGTGTTACTGTTGCTGTTGAACCTCCGGATAATGGTTCGGCGAAAGAAAATAGTTCTGTACCAGCAGGTGATTAACTTGCATTAGAAGTAATTATTTAACTGCTGTGAGTAGTGTATTTTTTTTCGAAACTATGTCTGCTCTCTACTAACGGATTTGCTTTAATGTTTTTCAGATGTGAGTGTGCCTAATTCTGAGACTTGCACAAATGCAGCTTCAAAAGAAGAGAGTAAAAATGAGATCAAAGACTTTTTTAACTGCAGGTGCAAATAATTTCGACTCTGTTATTgctaatatttaaatttataacacATTTTCAAGTTTACAGCTCTGACTAATTTATTTACAGATATGTATCTGCAAGTGAAGGTGGATGGAGGATCTTTCAGTTCCCAATACATTATAGATCAACTCCAGTTGAGAGAATACAATTTCACCTACCAGGAAAACAGATCATTGTTTTTAAGGATGATGACACATACGAAAAAGTGACCAGCCGAAAACTCATTGAAAATACTATGTTTATGGGCTGGTTCGAATTGTGCAAGGTTAGTGAAGTTGCTCGGACTCTGACTTTAGCTGAGATTCCAACAATGTTTACTTGGAATAAAAAGGAGAAGAAGTTTCATGATAGAAAGAAAGGATTTAGTATTGGGAGAATCAATTATGCACCACGTAAGATCGAAGAAGCTTACTACATGCGTGTCTTGCTAAACATTGTTAAAGGTCCGTTTGAGGATAAGGACATAATAACTTTCAACGGTGTTGTTTATGAAACATATAAAGAGACATGTTTTGCAAGAGGGCtacttgaagatgatcaagAATATATTGATGAGCTTGTGAGGACAAGTTTTACTGGTTCGGCATCATACATGCGCCATGCATTTGTGATCATGTTAATGTCTGGTACTTTGTCAAAGCCTGAAGAGGTGTGGGAGAAAACTTGGGAATTTCTTTCTGAGGACATTCAATATAAACGAAGACAGCAACTGCATCGCCCaggtaatatatttatttattcgaGTCTGATTGCGTGGATTCAATTACTAAAACAACACTTAACGATTTTCCCAACCTTGTGACACACGCAGATCTTTGTTTGTCAGATGACGAAAAAAAAGAAGCAGCCCTTATAGAGATcgaaaagattttaaaaagtaatggaACTTCATTGGCTAACTGGACCTCTATGCCACAGCCACTCCCAGACATCATTAACGAAAACGTGCTGATTATGGATGAGCTCAGTTACAACCGGGAGGAGTTAAAAGCTGATCATGATCGTGACTTTCCAAAACTCACTGATGAGCAAAGGAAAATCTATGATGAGATTACCGATGCTGTTTTTACTAAGAAAGGAGGTGTGTTTTTTGTTTATGGGTTTGGTGGAACTGGAAAAACCTTCTTGTGGAAGCTGCTTTCTGCTGCTATCAGAATGAGGGGTGAAATCTGTCTGAATGTGGCATCAAGTGGAATAGCTTCTCTATTGCTACCAGGAGGAAGAACAGCACATTCTAGATTCGGGATTCCTATAAACCCAGATGAGTTTTCTTATTGCAATCTGGTACCAGGAACTGATCAGGCGGATTTGGTGAAAGCAGCCTCTCTTATCATCTGGGACGAAGCTCCAATGATGAGTAAGCACTGTTTTGAGTCTTTGGATAGAAGCATGGCAGATATCATTGGAAACAAAGATAACAGACCATTTGCCGGGAAAGTAGTTGTCTTGGGTGGAGATTTTAGACAAGTGCTGCCAGTTATTCATGGAGCTGGAAGGCCGGAAATAGTTCTGGAGTCGCTTAATTCTTCTTATCTC is a window encoding:
- the LOC106375487 gene encoding uncharacterized protein LOC106375487; protein product: MAQRLRYKRKRTTNSIEGELIMLSDITNQVPSGTTHTQQSYLTPTHDERTRANTRIGSTTTPTGTKTDDQVKGNPCASAKRLRKNDSFSSRSNLHTPPTSFPTSSIPLSDTTDASSSVRAQAQQEVLTPTFESSKSRLTAKGDYYFCCAAYFYEKPWEVLKIITLCLHNL